The Musa acuminata AAA Group cultivar baxijiao chromosome BXJ1-3, Cavendish_Baxijiao_AAA, whole genome shotgun sequence genome window below encodes:
- the ICS gene encoding isochorismate synthase 2, chloroplastic isoform X2, protein MRFDARTVVAPEWEDFGSFYFIVPQVEFDQLQESSMLALTIAWDNNLLWTWQKAMDELKATLQQISSCFGRLRKLDPKTAIISFQHFPSKGSWDISVKRALEIINGRESELVKVVLARCSKYIIDTTMDPLVLLASLKAESQNAYQFYIQPPGAPAFIGNTPEQLFHRKCFHVTSEALAGTRARGVTKAEDLQIGQDLLFSPKDNIEFVIVRESIRRKLQIICDEVHIEPSKALRKLPRIQHLSAQLSGRLRDEDSEFDILTSLHPSPAVCGLPTEEARRFIKENEMFDRGMYAGPVGWFGGRESEFAVGIRSALVKNGVSILVFAGAGIVEGTIPSLEWEELELKESQFTKLFQYQNPMVCHQKAKSTTSTAN, encoded by the exons ATGCGTTTTGATGCAAGGACTGTTGTTGCCCCCGAATGGGAGGATTTTGGTTCTTTTTACTTCATTGTTCCACAG GTTGAGTTTGATCAGCTTCAAGAAAGTTCAATGCTCGCTTTGACTATCGCATGGGATAACAATCTTCTCTGGACGTGGCAAAAAGCAATGGATGAGCTTAAAGCTACACTGCAACAG ATCTCCTCTTGCTTTGGTAGATTGAGGAAGTTAGATCCAAAAACAGCCATCATCAGTTTTCAGCATTTTCCATCCAAAGGGTCTTGGGATATATCTGTTAAAAGAGCTCTAGAGATAATAAATGGAAGAGAATCGGAGTTGGTGAAG gtcgTACTTGCACGGTGTAGTAAATATATTATCGATACTACGATGGATCCTTTAGTATTATTAGCTAGTTTAAAG GCTGAAAGCCAAAACGCATACCAATTCTATATACAGCCACCTGGTGCACCAGCATTTATTGGAAATACA CCAGAGCAGTTATTTCATCGGAAATGCTTCCATGTTACAAGCGAGGCTTTAGCTGGAACACGTGCTAGGGGTGTAACTAAGGCTGAAGATCTGCAGATTGGTCAAGATCTACTATTCAG CCCTAAAGATAATATTGAGTTTGTTATAGTACGGGAGAGCATTAGAAGAAAACTACAG ATCATTTGTGATGAGGTTCACATTGAGCCCAGTAAAGCACTTCGAAAACTTCCTAGAATCCAGCATTTATCAGCCCAATTATCAGGCAGATTGAGAGATGAAGACAGTGAG TTCGACATTCTGACATCCCTCCACCCAAGTCCAGCTGTTTGTGGATTGCCTACAGAGGAGGCTCGTCGATTTATAAAAGAAAATG AAATGTTTGATCGAGGAATGTATGCTGGCCCTGTTGGTTGGTTTGGCGGTCGAGAAAGTGAATTTGCCGTTGGGATCAGATCAGCTTTGGTGAAAAAT GGTGTTAGTATATTAGTTTTTGCTGGTGCTGGAATTGTTGAGGGAACTATTCCTTCTTTGGAGTGGGAAGAGCTGGAGTTGAAAGAATCCCAG TTCACAAAGTTGTTCCAGTACCAAAACCCCATGGTTTGCCATCAAAAAGCAAAGAGTACGACGAGCACTGCCAACTAA